TTGAgcatttttacatgtaatattaATAATGGTCACTGTAAATTTTTGCATTGTAGTATCTTATATGCAACCTCCCTATTTTGCTAATGTACAATAttctgttaagaaaaaaaacaaatatacaaatgcATTAGACTGCTAGCACTTGTTTcagaaacacatacacatgtatGACAAGCTGTGTGTCTGCCTTGTCTTTTAATAAGGTCTTTTCATTTCCCTCTGCAGAGATAATGGGCGGAACAGGAACTCCTTATGAAGGAGGACTGTTTTCCTTGGAGGTCAAAATTCCTGAGAGGTACCTTTTTTTCATATCTCTTTAACTTTGATGGGTTTCTCGCTACCAGTCACCAGTTACAAGTCCCacctgtttttcctctcataGGTACCCATTTGAGCCTCCCAAAATACGATTCCTGACCCCAATCTACCATCCAAACATTGATAATTCCGGGCGTATCTGCCATGATGCTCTCAAACTCCCACCAAAGGTTGTATGAGATTTCAAGGACAAAACAGACTGTTTATGTGTAACCACCATTATCTGCTTTTGTCTCTGCTGTCAAAGAAATGAGGATCTATAACTGCTTACATGAGCTAGAtataatgattttgtttttttgttgttgtttttttccttcaggGTGCCTGGAAGCCATCTCTAAACATCTCCACAGTTCTCACTTCCATTCAGCTGCTCATGGCTGAGCCCAATCCAGATGATCCACTGATGGCTGATATAGTGAGTGACACATAATTGTTTATCTACAACACAGACTATACTTTAAAGATGAATGTAAACTCTGGTTCTGTAAGTGAAGCCAATGACTACGTGCCATAcacctgcattttttttctcatggccagcagggggtgactcttctttttgcaaaaagaagtctgacgataaagaaatctaaaaaaacaaccTAACTTGACCTGTTACcccagtaaacattttcctcataCGTTTATGGTGCCAGCTTACTTCAAAACttagttcattttgtaaattatggtttaATTTAATGTAGAGACTTAAGCTGTGCTGGCTTTAAGGCGGGCCTatcttgtgattgacaggtttGTACCCTGTCACTGTGCACAGTATTGTCGAGTTCTCCATCAAATCCACCCCTTGCTGGTTACATCTGTTTTCAAAAGACTGTGGTgacttcatttgtttttaataatttgagtGATCccaatatatacaatatacatGTGGGACATTTGAGCTTTATCAAAATCAGTTGAGACACTAGAATGACTGAGACCTAAATAATACCATGCTTTAAATTAATAAAGTTTGCATCTGGGGAAAATAattattgcttttttatttaaagtacAAGGTCTGCTAAATGCCAGAATAACTGTTAGATCTCAAACACCTTAAGCCCCTTGTTTGGAAAAATCAGCCTCTTGCACTATTAAAATTGAGAtagatgacatttttgttgcaaaaaaaagttaaagatGGTGCAGCCCCGCCCTATTTGCCTGTTACAAGATgcttacaattttttttttttaatttttattttttttatgtagtcATCAGAGTTCAAATACAACAAACACCTGTTCATGGAGAAGGCCAGGAAGTGGACACAGGAACATGCTGTTCAGAAGAACACTGTAAGTCTGTTGGTGATGCACGTTCATTCTTGATTCAAACCATTTTCTTCTTTAGGTTTTTTAATATCCTCATGTACTGACTTCTTGAAAAGGCCACATGATTACAGTATATTGTGTGATTAATGTCACTTGCACCACCCTGCTGTGCTCTCTGTCACTGTATTAGTTGTGTGTAGTGGCTTTTTTGACCCACAAGGTTGTGCTGTgcttctttggaaaaaaaaaatgctgtctaataatttaacatttacttGCAACAGACTGATACAGTGTGTAACATACTTTTTAGTTTTGGGATGTAGAGTAGTGCTGATAGATAGTGCTGTGCTTGTCTTAATAAATCTCCATCTGTCTTTGTTCAGGGAATTGTGGAGGACAACAAAGAAAATACTCAAGATCAGAAAGCATCGTCCCGAAAACGAGTCTCACTCAGTGCACAGCCAGAGGCAGAAGAGCCAGCAAAGAAAACATGTGTGTAGTTTCCACCTCACTTGTTAGAGTCACAGGTATCTCTTCACACAAACCTACATGCCTTATATactttacaaattttaaagatttaatttttttatgcaGCGCTAATACCGTCTTTCATTTATTATGTGTGTGAAGGGAAAGGTGGATTtcaaaatctacatttttgtaTATATGTTTGTTACAATATTAAAGTTGAACTTTATTAATGCATTATTTACAGTGCCTTGACTTTCTATGTAGTGACAAAGTGTGTTTTAGAATAGTAGCAGAAGCAGAATACttaatgtatatacagtatgaaGATGATAATTTTATTCAAACATATGCTTACCAGTTGTATACAAAGTATGTACATCCTAAATGTtacaaggttgttttttttttttttttacaaactaaGGATTTGTTTCttaatatataaaattatatatttgctgtttataaaaagagagacaaaccTCATAAGGCTGTAGTGAGTCAATACCATGCTAGTTCAGAGGTAGTTACATTGTATGTACATATCGCTAGCCTACTCTAAAGTCTGTAGAAAGATATCTACATCCCATTTAGTCTGTATGACTGATTGCATCATGTTGAGCAGAGTTGCATATTTGAGACCAGTCCATGTAAGACATTTCCTCTTGCATTTTGGTGCCACATAAAGAATGGCATCTTTAGAACAGCTGTTGAATTGCACAGTTGTGAAATATGACATCTGACAATAATGTTTCTGTGGATGAAAAATGTTAGCTTACAGTGGTAAAATAGCCTAGTGTGTCTGATGATGAGTCCCtttttgtgtttaaacagaCCTTAGCCATAGGATAgactttatatttaaaaaacaaattataacTCCACTTAAAATATAACCAAAACAGTCTGTAACTTCTAAGTTGCATTTCTCATGATCACATTTCAGTATCAACATTTCCACTTTAAATTCTACTGGTGCTACCTAATTTCCCCTTGGCTAACCCACTGATTTGTCTGATGCTTGGATTTTTCAtgtagttttaattttctctttgCCATTCAAGTCCATGATTGACGCAGTCCACTGGATAGTGTCTGAAACTGTCCTTTATTTCAACAGTAGTGGTGTTTCCTTGAAAAGTCTTTTCTGTGAAAGGAACTTTCAGTCCCACTCCCCAATTTCAGAggctctgttgttttctcatcAACTTCTCTATAGTCCTCaacagtttctgttttgactCACTTTGAGGAGCTTAAAGACTGATAACCCAGAGATGGTCGTGCTGCTGCAGTAAGATGATGGTCCTTAAATGTCCCTAGTGTTCCAGCTTTTCAGACAGCTAGCTTAGAGGCTCATGGGTGAGAGAGCGAGTCATGTTAGAGCGATACAGAGGGCAAGTGTTGTGAATCACATCTTGATCCAAACTCTCCAGACATTCATCGTCATTCAGGCTCCCCTCATTCTGTCACCCTCTCTCGATCTCTGGCGGTGAGAGTTGGTATTTGGCAAGGGATGAGAGGAACAGAGGAAGTCGAGGAGCAGTGGGAAAATCTGATCTGATCCGGTCGTGGTTGCAGAGAAGACCCCCCACTGTACATGGCGTCAGCATCAGTGAGTGACACCTGCGTTGACGAATCGGAACAGGAGCTCTTCTCTGTCTCCACAGAAACCAACGAGTCCAGGGTGCGGTCCCGACGTAGCTGTGGACGTGCTTTGGGGCGAGGccagaagaaaaactgagagTAGTCTCTTGTGAAAAGTAGGAAAAGGAGAGGGTTGAGGCAGGCAGGCAAGGGCTGGAGAAGCAGAAGGACTGATTTTAGCACCTCCTCCCCTAGAGAGAGGAGACCCAGAAGGGAACAAAGGGAGAGGAAAGCTACTGGTACATAGAGGAGTCCATTTGTGAATATTAGCCAGGCAACATGTTTGATCATAGCACAGTCCCAAAGGCCCTCACACTCCCCTCTAAGTAACTCCCAGTAGAGTCGGATGTATGAACCTGTCACTATAAGCAAGCACAGGGTGTTCATCATAATGAGGGACAAGGGAAAGGCCAGGGAGGATGGTAGTCGAGAAGATGGGGGTGGCAGAGGTGAGGGAAGGCAGAAAGGTGAGGACCCATACTCCCCAACTCCTACTAATGGTAGAGAAGCAAGTATGAGGGAAAGAGTGAGGCAGAAAAGTGCACATGTGCGCACGCTCCCGAGAGATGGAGATTTCCCGTAGGCGCGGGCACACGTCACGCTCACGCCGCACTGCACCGCCGCGAGAGTCAGCAGCAACACGCTCGCCTCAGATGCAAACACCCAGACCCATCCTGTCGCCTGACAACCTGGGCCTCCCTCCCAGCGGGCGCCGTGGTGACCGAATTCTCCCAGCGTAAGAGCGTCCACCAGGGCCAGCGTGCACGTGCACACGCCCGTCAGCAGATTGGAAGCGCCCATGCAAGCCACAGTGAAGCGAAGCGGCGACAGGTAGCCTGGCGAGCCAAAGAGGGACAGAAGCAGGATGGAGTTCCCCAGCAGAGACACCAGGGAGATGGACCACAAGCCAACGCGAACCAGCCAGCTTCCCAAAAGGGAGTCGCAGGGACGGAAAGGACCTGTAACAACACAAACGCACAACTAGTCAGCTACAAATCAAATGTAAATGTCACAactaaacatgcaaaaccaGTAAATAAGAGCTTTATCACATCACTAAGGGAGTAAATTGCATTACCAGGTGTGGGTGTGCACTGGACACTCGTCTGTAGTTTGGATTCTTCTATTTCCAGCTGGAATTCCTCCAGGTCAGGGTCATCTGGAACAAAGTTGTCAAAATTCAGATCCAATTCTGTTGTCATCTATCTGGCTTGTGTTAGGTGCTCTGACAGTATTTTCTGCATGTGAATACACACTATATGCATGGTAGATTATCTGTAGCACCCGCTGTAGGGAGTTTTTGCAATAGTGAAAGGAGCGGATCCTTTGtagacaaagaaaatatttctaGAAGTTAACTGGCACTCGCAGTTGATTATCAACATGTTTTTCTAACAATTAAAGGTGAATAAATTTTAATCAGTGTCATGTTATGGTTTAatcatcttttgttgtttttatctttttgttcaCTCAGCAAttgtttattttcagctttaatgGTGTAGGTTAAGTGGTTTTAATTTCAGCCTAATtgtggtttatttgtgtttatattgtatGCCAGCCACAGGAATGCTTGGAAGCGCCAACATGGAAGTTTAAACGCTGACATATGGGGCTGTGCTTAGATTTCCATCTATTACGTCCCGCGTGTGCACCACGTGTACCGTATACATGCTTCCACAGGTATTGTAAGTTTGAGCTGTCTTACAGTGTGTATCGCCGTGGATGGGGTACATGGCCACAGTCCTCTTGTGCAGGTCTTCATTAGTGTTGCTCTGTTCTGTGTCCCACTGACTGGCTGGTTTGTAGTTATCACAGGAGCCATATACACAGCACTGGTAAGCGTAAGGCATCTCTATCACCCTGTACCAAACAGATAGGAACAATGTTGACAATAGACCAGAAAAAATGCCACAACGGTTGGGATAAAACGGGCGTACACGAAAATACGAAAAACTGCTAGACGTGATTGATGTTGAAGAACGAACATTCTCTGTATGAATTGTCACAAAAAAGTGCTTCTGTTTCTTTAGCACTCGCATCCAAACACCAAATGACAACAGTAAACACAAACTTTTACTGTTTGCAAGTATTTTAAGACAGATTTAGGGGGGGGAAAGTAGACAGTGCATGTAAAAAGCATTCAGTCCCTTTGGAAGTTTTCACCTTTTATTGCTCTTCAGTGTTAAACCAGGGTCAATATAATTAggcttttttgacaataattgaaaaaaacaatacactCTTTGAATTgagaacagatttctacaaagtgatgccagtttaaaata
The nucleotide sequence above comes from Amphiprion ocellaris isolate individual 3 ecotype Okinawa chromosome 8, ASM2253959v1, whole genome shotgun sequence. Encoded proteins:
- the ube2t gene encoding ubiquitin-conjugating enzyme E2 T translates to MQRASRLKRELQMLSTEPPPGITCWQTEERIDDLRAQIMGGTGTPYEGGLFSLEVKIPERYPFEPPKIRFLTPIYHPNIDNSGRICHDALKLPPKGAWKPSLNISTVLTSIQLLMAEPNPDDPLMADISSEFKYNKHLFMEKARKWTQEHAVQKNTGIVEDNKENTQDQKASSRKRVSLSAQPEAEEPAKKTCV